The sequence below is a genomic window from Bombus fervidus isolate BK054 chromosome 2, iyBomFerv1, whole genome shotgun sequence.
ATCGTTTCCCAGCACAAACGACGAAGCTTTTTCTGATTCGGTGAAGAGGCtagtagaaaaaatattcaagtataaaagatataaatttaagattaaacgataatatttttaaaagtatagTATACAAATTATACTTTGTTTATACTTGTATTCTGTGTAATTGTTGTGCAAATCTTTTCAAAACATTTTGTGACGTAGTCCTTTTCTGAGAGAGGTATTACACCTTCATGTAACGTTGTCGAGGAACGATCGATAGTAGAAATTTTATCAGTACTTTCTATCCTAGATTCTCTATTAAATGTAATCGTGTTCATCGAATATTCAGTGTTTGTATTCAATGTTGTAATCACAGAATACTCAGATGTATCATTTATTTGTGATGACACGGATGATAATGTGATAAATTCTTCTGTCTTCGTGGGAAAAGTTTCATTGTAATCTTCAGTAATGATACTAGAAATAGTATTTGTACTTGtacttatattataatctCTTTCTTCAATTGTTTCGCTATAAGCTGTAGATTCGTTAAAGAAAATACTAGTCATAGAAGAACTATCAGTTTCTTCagtgaaatttgtaaaagaaatttctgtGAGATTTTCGAAGATAGTGAAAATGGTGGTTGCTTCAAATGTATCATTTTGTTCAAACATTTGCGTTGTAAAATTTGTCTCTTCAGTTATATTTTCGGTGGAGATGGATGCAGATTTGTTCAGTTCGTTTGATGTAATATCGTCGTAATTATCGTATGTGTAATCCAGAGAAGAATAATCTCCGACATTGTATATTTCTTCCAGGGATTTTTCATCGAGTATCGGGTTCAGATACAGGCTCGCGGGTAAGAATGAAAACGGTGGCAGTGCtaaattattcgatataaagaaattgttaatgtatatttatgtgACAACTAAACGAATTAAGACAGAAGAagacaaaagaagaaatatagaGACTATAAGATTCTGTCCATTAATGTAGCTGCAGTCGAGCTCCTTTATctagaatgaaaaattatgtaaaatattaatgatgATAAAGACATACTTGTTTCGGGAAGTTCACTTCTATACTGCATTGCAGTGACATTGTTTGCCAAGATTAAACTTAAGGATGCTAATGTCACGACCTGTTGTGATTTCTTCATACTATCATCACATTCAATAGATATGTATTTGCAGTTCTTAATTGTTTCCTGAACATATTCTAAATCTTGCTTCTGTAACATCAACAAACTAGATATCTTCTTGAACctcataattcaataaacatatcattatatagATACAGTTCACTTGCCATTGAATTGATCTTCTCAAACAATGCGAATATTagtgaataaaaattcaataaattgaGAACCATTATTCTGCGAAAAGTCAATTCAATCATCaaattagtaattataaaatttgaaactaagATTCCTAATAGATGTAtcagaaaaaaattgtttataatacTCACCGTGCAAGCTGCAAACGCAGCTGTTTCCTAGGATGATAGCTCTCCAGTAGTCCCAATATCTCAAAGATCGACGGGAACACGTACGTGATCAGGGACAAtacgaccgtaatttcgttttgACGCCACCAATTGGTCTGTTCGAGTTGCTCAGAACTTCGTACGACCATCTTTACCACGGCATACGCTGACAATCCAAATAATGCAATCACAGATGTGTTTACAAAGATCCTCATTGATATAATCCTCCAACTAAAATTTTCCAAAGCATTAAATTTATGAggcaaaataatacaattacaGGGATCCACTAATTTAATAGAAGTGAGAATAAATGTAAGTAAATGAATTATTTGCATTAATATTGCAGGTATTTGCAAATGTAAACTAGaataagttttataaaaatgaaaataatatagaaaaagatatgtataatGAAGGAATAactgattttataaaaaaagaagatattgtaaaataaagcaGTAGATATTTCTTCGAGTAATCTTACttccttttatctttttctttttcagctTCCTCCAACAAAGCTTCTTTAAATCCAAGAACGATGCTCGCCGTCCTATTGTGCGCAGTTTCAGTATTTCCAATCATGAAGTCCCATCCAGTGAATAACTTCCAAGAAAACACGCACTCGTCGTCTTTCTCCGTGAGTTTGCTCAATCGTGAATTTTTTGCCATTCTAAGAAAACCgtcaatataattttttgtagagaattaaaaatttgatttgtaGATAACCGTACTTGCGTAATATGGCGACGAAACTGTAGATATAAATGACCAAATTGGTGACAAAATAAGCTAGAGGTAATCTGTAACCGCTTCCAGAATCTTGATTCGTGTACCAGCCATAAAAGAACGGTGAGTACCTTAAGATCCCCTCGAATTCCCACAGAGTTAATAAGTGCTTTGATTTTATCTTCTCCTCATTGAGCATTATCTTCCGCTCCCCTGCTGCTGCCCGGTCTGCTATGAGAATCTGTCGCGAAGAATATCTGACAAAATTTGAGCGGCTACTTTTCTTCGTAATAGGATTTCAACTtccttcaatttttcaaatccaAGTTTTCAAGTGCAATAAAAAGTTGATTGATAAAAAGTTGAAACTTGAGTGATTTAAAAATGAtggaattataataatactcTCCTTTAAATTATAATGGAATGTCATACAAATTATAtcacatatttttcaaatgatCTCGAATAATCtccaataataattatttagttaATAGTAACTATTATATTACCATACCTCAGGAATGGCTACAAAAGCAGTAAGAATAACTGTCATGACAAGATTAATCCAAAACAACCAGCGAAGAAAGGTAAAATATGAAGCCACTGCTGAACCAAAATGTGATTCGATTTCCTTTATACGAAGTTCCCATGGCACCAACCATGTTTGAAGATTAACCATCTCTCTCCGACAGTATTGCCATTTCTACAAATTAAACGCTGTCAATAGAAAAGATCTATATGTACCAAcagcttttttaaattattacctTGGTAATGAACAGGGAAATCCGAGCAATAACGTCTTTCGTGCTGCGAGTGTGAGCCAGTCTTTCCTGAAGAACTCCCTCATGTCTTCTAACATAGGATTTTGCTTGTCGtactaatttaatttttcggCAAAGTGGCCAAGCTTGTTGCTTCACTCCACTCAACACTTCTTTGTGCATtttcaacttttcaaatatctGTTCTTGACTTCCGCTTTCTTCAATGGAGATCACCGTTCTGTACAGGTTTACACGGATActatctttatttctttccatATTAATCATCATTTAACATTctttatatgtttattttaaatatttttagtattttaatgtattatatagtatttaatacttgtaatatttccatactttctatttcttttattcaaattatttagtttttaataatcactttttaatttttacaggGATAATTCTTATAATCGATAAACTTAACTATTGAAAGTAATATACTAACTCTCCAGAACTTATAGTGTAAACGGAAGATCTTCGACGTAGCATGGCTTCAGCCTCGGCGTTGAAAGGAGAGGATGGACGACGTCTCCGTCTGCTTTGTCGCCGACTAGAACTCCGTCGTTGCATGATCTCACATGCTGAAGCAGAATATTCATCCTCGTTGGCCTCTTCCTCTAAAATTCATTAAGTATTCACattttatatctataaattaaattccctatacatttattatattatgtattacatatatgtacgactttacaaaaattcttaaattttttcaGAACTCTTAAAAACTTCTTACTGATCCATCTACCTTCATacaacaattaatttttatgtaagtaatagaatattttgacAAAAATAGCGATTTATTTCTCTGATAAATTTGTTgtgataaatttgataaattattttctacaatGAATTAATATGGATCATTAAAAACATCATTCAGAATGATATGAATTATATTAGTAAAtgatttgtttaatttacaaatacaGACCAGTTATAGAGATTCTCTGCATATCGGTGCAGTTCTTCACGTCAATGgtatttctctcttctttcctcgCTTGATTTGAGCAACTTTCCCTCTGATTACCCTCGTCTTCGGTGACAACAAATGTAACTGATCGTTCAACCGATGATTGCAGAGAAGTAGCTTCCACCTACAGCAGAAGGCAAAACCGGGAAACTAGTTGCATGAATTTCACCCGTAAATCATCCATTCTCACGCCACGTACTGTGCACACAATAGGCACAAGCGATTGATTATCGAATGATAACGTCGAACTCAATTTTAAGTGTataattcttattaaattCCACGTCCCTGTTGTAAACTCCACTTTAGAAAACTTTTTCATTGAACGTATCTTCTAAGGCtattaattagaaaagaaactaacacttttattgttatatcGCAGAGGAAGCtttaaatgaagaaaaaggaaatttgtCGATGATAAAAGACACCAACTTGGATGTTAATAAAACTGGAAGATTGCAAGTTAATAAGACGATGATTAGAGATGAAGTGAGGTCGATGGATAGGAAGGAACTGACATCGTGTCAATGGGAAAGAACCTGGTCATTCCCTGGTGAAACCATCCCTCCGTTAAAATCTATAAGTTGCCTGTAATGCTTGCTTTACTCGATATCGGGGACGTCGTGTTTCCGTCCACGACGCAAATCCTCGAAATCACGAAAGGTCGTATATTAGGAGCAAGTAGATACTTCGTTTAACGATCAGACAGTTTGTTAAGTATATATCGTGATGGTTATAGGACAAACGTGTTTTCTAATGATGTTCCAATTTACCTTCAGAAAACAAATAGTTTTAAGAGTTAACTTTAATAGGTTTAAATAGCTTTAAGACAAAGGAGATGATTTGTTtcttatataacattatcaataacaaatttataaacaagattcttttatcattatgctattattatatttatttgtcttacactattattataaaaatgattgatTCCTAaaatctatattattattataattcttattaatttttaaactcaTAATGTCcttctatcttttttcttctttgtctcCTTtgtaaaagtaagaaaaatatagaatttaccttatttataaaataatcaagTATTGAATTctaaatgtttataatttttattttcaggaATATGGATTTCTTGCATGGATCAATCATCGATGGCAAGAGCTTAACAAGATGTCAATGTAAATATTCAGAGGCACGAGGTCACATGCGACGTGCCGCGCCCTAGATACTCATCGTGCTCACGTATAACTCACATTCTTCACGTGACCCCACCCTGCGCTTCATAGATAATCATTCTTCCTTCCTAATCTCGCGTCGCGTAGCACGCGAGATCTGTAGACTCCTGAAAATCACTCTCTCCCTTTTCATCTACTATTTACTCTTGGGACCCCCGAAATGAGATTTGTGAAGAGCCACGAAACGCCACGTTATCGTTATCAGTCATTTTTATGACACACCTTCGTAAAAATGAGTCATCTGTCTAGAGAAGCAGGTAATTTAAACAAGTCTTAGAATtgaattatatgtatgtatcatTTTAATCTATACCAACTGAAATTTGAATCTAAATATGACATATTTCCgatcttttaaatttcaaacttttacGCTTTCTCATTATATATCACACATACCTATGTTAATatgtcatttttaatattgcatataattgtattgtaattgtatttttaatattgcatataaatatattattttattgctttattttattatttaagaaattgtgTTGAGTTTAGTAGTATTCCATTGAAGATGATTACCGTAGTCTTTTCTCAAAACTAGTACAAAAGACGCAGTTATAGGGACTAGCATTAATGTGGAAATACGTGTGCAAGAACTTCACTTTGCAAAATTAATTTGCTAATTGGTAGGGGTATAATCTTATTAGTCACTAAACTatctgaaaatttatcgaaccCAATGACAGCTTTGATACTCACGCAATGTCACTCTTTACCGTCGACAAACacatttgttaattaaacgGGCGTaacacaaataaaaattcttgctTTCTgttttttcaatcttttaatTGCTTTTTTGTTCTTCAAGATTAAAGgaatgtatttaattaattcttcattGTAGTACAgactcttttatttatttcagaaaACATATGTTTGAACCTTACCTGCAGAGAAGGTATCGATAATGGTATCGATTGTATTCGAGATCGAGACGCAGTATTCGATCTTAAAATTCCAGAAATTTTCTCCGTGGATTCCTGTTTCGTACTTTCCTCCATATCTATATTCACAATTGAAGAATTATTTCACTATATTAAACTGGTCAAATTGccaaataaaaagagaaacggtGATCTTTCGCGGTTTATTCTTATTGGAAACCAATCATTACATCcgcaaaattttcaataaatttcagtttattaaaatttaatcgttACTTCACTAAAACTTTAAATGCTTTTTCTGAAGATAtttcttgttatttttattattgacaAACTTTAAGCTAAGTAACACATCAAGTTAAAAAGTTttacttataaattttataaatatgtttaaaaaaatttttatgaaagtttGTATAAGACAAAATACAAGTATGTATATCTTTCAAGAGTTAAATTGTTCTGCTCTTTTTAAGGTCTGCTAATATACTGATTACCATAAAGGCAGGAAAGTAGGAGCACTGTCAGAATAGTGAGCTACACAGCATGATTACCCTATTAATACTGAAACATACTAACACGTATTAAATTGCAAGCCATTAATAGTATCAGATACAGTGGAAAGGATATCATCATTTATGAGGATATTAAATGCATCCTGACTGTAAAGGTAAATTAAACACGTCGATATTTCACAGAGCATTTTATTTACTGGCcattgcaatttttaaatatactttctGATGGCTTCAACGTTTTCATAAACCAATTGtttatcttaatttattttaattgcgaGTTTAACATGTCAGAgctacatatttatatactctTCTGAATTCAACATATAGatttgtctttttctttttacgttcattaatttttccatacatacaatacaaaaagaattttcttccCCAAGAAATATGTTggataaaatttataagaattaaCACCAAATTAAATCTGCATCTTTCTATTTTACAGTACAGAGTTCGACTTGTAAAATTAGTTATAGATGTGTAATAAGTATGTACAAGAatgatatactttatatacacTTATTTGTCACACGCTGATCACAAATTGTTTGCTCGCTTGTTGTAAATACACTTTATTAAAAGCTCTACTCTTTTGGCACGAGTTCGCCAAATCTAAAGGATACACTAAATTTATACTTTCCGCTATCAATGTCTGATTTTATCATTCGAAAAAAGACTGTTAACAACCATTTGGAACTGTTATTTCTGTTTGTTACGTCGATAATTAAAATCCCACCTCCTATGAACACTCTACAGCGTTTATAAAGAAAACAACGCATCTACACGCTTCACTTAGTCcttacatttaataataagCTTACTTGGGCAGAACTTTTGTGTGTAGACAATGGTTTTGGTTATATTTAAAACCAAGAATAATTGTAACAacagttaattaattttgattgcattataatatagaCAGTTTATATAGCGGCCAAACAATCAACTCCAAATTAATTCGCGATCCAAAACATActacaaaatatagaaaagaaaacattattttttataaaaagcgTTCTACCCAAGAGATGATATGTTTAGTAGACAGTACAATTTTTCAGAAACTACTCTGGAAAAGATCTTTTATCACTTGGTTGTATGTCTCGCCCAGGTAGTCCTGTGCACTTCGGACATTAGATCATTTCTTGGAGGCAAACGAGCACTGGTTGTGCGAGACGGCGGTGGACCAGGAGTTCTTAATATGGTAGCCAAGTTTTTCTGATTTTGTAAACTTTGTTTATTCGATGCTTGACCGTTGGAGTTTTCTTTGGTTGGCGATTGCTTAGGTGTTGTATCTAAGCGTTTACCCTGAGGCGGAGGATCCAACACAATTGGTGGAATTTCGTCATGCAGATTGATTCGATCCTGCTTACTCTTTGTCTCCTGAACTACGTGGCTGACGTTCCTTTCGCCTGTACAGGGTAAAGGTTTAATAAATGTTGTCTTCAACTCCGTAGTCTCTGAACTTCCGATATAATTATCTACTTTGTGCGTCATTATGGGTGATGAACAGAAACTGTTTGGTTGAGAAGCTCTTAATGACATGGAATTCGGAGATAACTGGGCTGAGCtctgtaaattaaaaaaaattgtacaagttATGTATATTTTGCTGAATTTCGTtagaattaatattagaatttaCTTACGGCTGGCCTATTATTAGGAGGTACAACAAGATTGGGACCCATTGTATAAGGAGAAGGCGTGTTATAAGGTGACCTTTGAGGCTGATATGGACTTATGTTGTGCAGCCTTTCTAGGAGTTGTGTTTGAAACTGTAACTGATCTGCTGGACAACTATTTCCTTGTATTCCTATTGTATTCAAACCTCCAGGGTATAAGGAATCTGGTGGATAAGAGTAGTATGGAGATGGTGGATCCAGTTCCCATGGTGAACTTTGGCCTCCTGTTCGTTGGCACTGTTTAGAAGGTaatgatattaaaacattcttctagaaaatatgtaaaagaatggataattagaaatattaatgtttaatacattcaaatattcaaaattttcactttttaattatcctagcattttcacattttataaatttagtgAGGCAAAAATTTAGAATGTGAAACGTTAAGGAAGAATGAAAATAGTTGATTACCTgaaattctacatttttaattctgaTGCATGCTTTGTAAGAATTCAAAAATTGGCAACGTTACCTAGCATTTGTTGGTAGCACAAAATCCAAAATCCCGTGCGAAGACCTGTTACATAACATCGTCACACCGGCGCTTAGCACGATTATTGGATTAGCGATTTAGCTTTAACGTCAGCATTAAATTGCTATCTTCCGGCCGAGCAATCTAGGATGAAACGCGTCGCTCATAAGCAATACTGTTTTCACGTGTTTCAAAGTTTAACCGCTCATACAGTTTCCTTAAAAGGATTAAAAAGTTCCTTTGTGAAATATGCTTAAACTTATCACGTATACTTAACAACGTCTTTTTTCCATCACAGCGTTTAAATTTTGTTCCACTATTTTTTGAGCAATTACTATTCatactaaataaattataagatcAGATTTCTTGGTGTAAATGGTATATATCCATTTGCGGATTGATACTATTTACATTCAGGTATCttaattatgttaaaatataaaatctttcaTGAACgcaaaacaatattttaaaaaacataatCATGAATGTGCatgcaaaaaaaaaactagaacattcaatttgaattatagcaaatacttttaaacatacatttagtcgtattttatctaaaaataaaatgacagAACGTAATCAAGTGGTACAAACAAAGAACAAtcgcaattttaataaatgtaaaaagtaaagaaaagcACGCATTCTCAATTCTACagtaaacaaattaaaatacttgTAACACATTTCTTGATACAAAAACAGTCTCGCTTGCTCGATGACAGgtgcaaaatataaaaaatgtgcataaattgttttattaagaAGATCTCTAAAAGATGCGTCAGTACAAAAGGCATTAcggtataaaaaaagaaaagaaaaacagagaaaatacaaaatacagtgCTAAACGTTAATTGGAATGCAACGTTCGCAGGCATACGGCTTGCTGGCTGTTGAACACTCGTGTCATGGTATTCGGTAGAGCGTTACCTGGCCGAGGTTCGACAGATCAGGAACGGTGGTAGTTTGTTGCATCGTCGCTGAGCCAGGCAACTGAGGCTGTGAAGTTACGTGACCACTCGAGATTCTTTCTTGCTCTCGAAGATGGCCGACTAACGCACCTATATGCTCTAGAAGTTCTTTGTTTTGCATCAGCAATTGATGCGTCCTGGCCTAAAacataaaacataataaatatttggtaTCATGTTTAATTGAGCTTGGCAGTATGTATTAACAGTAACAAGTAGTTATTATTATCTGTTGATAGAAGATAAAACACGACATGATATGAATGAGATATAGACATAGATAAAACATAAGTACTTAGTATTATATTTGATTCAGCTTATCAGTATCTACTAGCAATAACAAATAGCTACTACTGTCTGttgataatatttacaaaatctaaaaatatataccggTGTCTCTTGATGTTTATTACTGTCcacaaatttttttacaaactttacaaattttataaacttcgCTAATGCTTGCTTGtaaattatcaataaaattaGTAATAACTATCTGGTCTAACATGTGTCAACATTTATTAACATTGCAAATCGGTATTTTCTATTGTCATAcaaacaatattaattatgCTTATCAGTACTTACACCTGCTAGTATATATTTACTCTAATTActtttactattactttactttattacgattattttttcaattatatgtatgtatctgATAACCTTAATTAATATCTATACAAAGCAGATGATAATACGTTAATTCTAATACtgataaatcaatattttcagATGTGACACAATCGACAGACGGCCTATAAGCAAAGCAGCGCATCATCACTTACTTGAGCTTCGACTCGAGCTGCTGTTTCAGCCGCGAGCTGATCCTGAAGCAGTCGCGCATGGGCAACAGCGGCTCTGGTCTGTTGGCTCTGTTGCTCTAATCGTTCTCGCAACAGTTGAATTTCGTGCTTCAGAGCAGTTAATTCGCCTCCAACCAGTAAGCCTCCGCAATCGGAGGTCACCGTGCCCTATACAtgagattaaattattaattattatttataaattattagagaattatttataaatctaCTTATGTCCAATGTATCTtaaaagagaattttaagaTAGACTAgcgtattattaatattatatgacgatTCAACTTACCGATGGCGATTGTCTAATAGGGGAGGTAGACGCTGTGGTCGCTGGAATTTCATGCGTCCTCAGAAGGCAAGGAACGGTCGTCTGTTCCGGTACCGAATCTTCTACGTCCCCTAATAGCGATATatctaaaatacaatatagtttttaattttcatttggaAAATTCATAACGAATAAACTGTAGTCGTTTATgcaatttcacatttttatgaacgtaactaaagaaatgaaggtagaaatagatatttttaaatttctcaaaaatgcataaacatccatAGTTCAATAATGAAGAAGgagaaatattacatttgCAAGAATCTTTTAACTTTATAGTTTCCAACATTATgagagaattaaaaacagtGTAAAGAATATTATGATTCATTAATACGTCATTAAATGAAAAACTAATTGAGAAAAGTAAAttgctttctttttatagTTGAACAGAAGTCGGGATGTTAAACCTTTATGCACAGAAGACGGCGACGGTTGCGACTGTTCATTCGGAATTTCGTCTTGATCCTCGTAAACGTCACGATGATTCTCACCGtgctccctctctctctctttctccccccGGTCCCGTTCTTCCGTGGCGTTGTTTAAACTTAATTTATGGCACACCTCGAAAGCCTGTCCTACCGTTCTGACCACCCTCATCGCTTGACTCTAACGAAATCCAACTTTTTCAATTGAACGTACAagtaagtataatatttagagGTGACGAGGGCTAATTGTCGCATAGCATGCAGATATTAAGGCGAATTTGTGCCTGATCATGAAACTTCAAGTACTGAAAGATCAAAATTCGACGCAAGCATGTTGGAACTTACAAATACTTTAGAGTTTTAAGGATAATTTCAGTCTAGTGaaaaacataataatttaaaacgtcAAAAGTCTGGGGATTCCGAATTTTCAGAAGATTAACATTTAAAATCCAAGTTgccaaattttgaaataattaattttaatcttccaaaattcaaaatatgcaaatttttgAACTTCAGATTtgtaaatttccaaattcCTGTAAGACTTTTGCATCTCCAAAtccttaaattttcaaatttctggATTTTCTAATTCATAAACAATTAAATCTCTTGATCTCCAAATTATTgaacctttttatttttaaattcccaAATGctcaaattttgaatttttcaaacatttgcgtctccaaatatttcaatttcgaaaaCATTAAGATTTTAACGTTCCCCTAATTCCTTAGTGGGGGCTTCTGGATGCTAAAATATTCACTCGCCACAAACTTCAATCTAATTCTAAACTTAAACCTAAACCATCTGAACTGCATTCAAAAACACTTTGATATAGCAATGTCCCAATTCCTACCAAACCTAATCTCCACCAAACTTCATTTCCAAAATCAAAAAGTCCAactataaacaaaaaaaaaatcaaaaaaaaatacaaaaggaaatgctataaaaaatttgactccataaataaaaattaaaacatataatagTACAATTTATTCCTGCACGATGTTCTCCATCGGCCACGACATCTCGTGGCTCTTctctacttttcttttttcattacaGGAGCGGGACAACCTTACCCCATAAACGGCGTTATTCGTAAGCGTACACCTTTACCTCGAGCTCTTCGAGGTCATCGTTCTCCTCCTCAAAGGGGTTCTCATCGAAGCTAAAATCGACGCTTGTGGTCGAATGCATCAACTGAAGAGGCGGAGGTTTTGTCTTTTTAAAAGGTTTCTTCAACTTCAGATAGTTGAATATTTCAGGTTCCTTGAACGAGAGTTTCTTCCTGGGCTTCGGGGTGGTCTCGACGCCAGAAGGACTAGCTGGACCGGAACTAGGGGACACTGCTGTCTCAGAGTTCGTTTGCTTCGAGTTCTTCAGCATGGTTGGTACGTGTTGCGCTTTTATGATGAGGATTTATTCAATAAGTAACACTAATACTTTTTTCAGAAGACActgtatgtatacgtataacaTGGTGGAAGTTTATGGTCCTCTTATGGAGTTCATTTTTGTTCTACATTGAATGGCATGTTTCCTTTTATACTCTTATCTTTTTGGATGCATTCAATAGTGAGTTTATTGTAAACAGCATGCTGTAATTTGAGGACGgtgataatagaataattatacgGTGAACGAACAATTTTGgtttatggaaatatttaattataatcgcaaaggattaattattaataataatttattattaaattcttatttaaaagaGTACATACCTATATCTTGAGAATACATTTagagaatatgaaaattttgtaactttAACACACGGACTTCGACTAACTTTAATTATTGCAACTAAAATTTTACCCGCCATTAATTTTATGAACAATATTCTTCACTAAAGATATGTTTCTAATTCTACTTAACCAATTCCAATCCAATCATCATTCCCGCCCTAATTTACATCACAAGAGATAAgcaatttaacaaaaattcaatttccagCTCTTCCCAGTTTAAACGCTTTACAACTTCTCTGTGCAATACATATGCTAAAGCTTCGTTTTCAATTTCAGCGAGTCAAACGAATCCGATCATCGAGGTATTACCATTCTCAAAAAGTATCTAATCCTCGTAAATGAAACGGGAACTCGAATAACCGCGAATCATGATCCGTTGGAAGCGATAAATGGTGtaacgaaatttatttcaaatacaaGCGCCGGCGAAGAATCGATATTTACGTGTTGTAGCGTAGCTGGACGATTCCATTTATAAACAGCCGACCGGCCGGTGTGGACCCGACAACTGGCAAA
It includes:
- the LOC139995453 gene encoding uncharacterized protein isoform X2, translated to MLKNSKQTNSETAVSPSSGPASPSGVETTPKPRKKLSFKEPEIFNYLKLKKPFKKTKPPPLQLMHSTTSVDFSFDENPFEEENDDLEELESQAMRVVRTVGQAFEVCHKLSLNNATEERDRGEKEREREHGENHRDVYEDQDEIPNEQSQPSPSSVHKDISLLGDVEDSVPEQTTVPCLLRTHEIPATTASTSPIRQSPSGTVTSDCGGLLVGGELTALKHEIQLLRERLEQQSQQTRAAVAHARLLQDQLAAETAARVEAQARTHQLLMQNKELLEHIGALVGHLREQERISSGHVTSQPQLPGSATMQQTTTVPDLSNLGQCQRTGGQSSPWELDPPSPYYSYPPDSLYPGGLNTIGIQGNSCPADQLQFQTQLLERLHNISPYQPQRSPYNTPSPYTMGPNLVVPPNNRPASSAQLSPNSMSLRASQPNSFCSSPIMTHKVDNYIGSSETTELKTTFIKPLPCTGERNVSHVVQETKSKQDRINLHDEIPPIVLDPPPQGKRLDTTPKQSPTKENSNGQASNKQSLQNQKNLATILRTPGPPPSRTTSARLPPRNDLMSEVHRTTWARHTTK
- the LOC139995453 gene encoding carboxyl-terminal PDZ ligand of neuronal nitric oxide synthase protein isoform X1, giving the protein MPSKKQYNLVHNDEYDTRIPLHSEEAFHRGIVFHAKFIGSMEVPRPTSRVEIVAAMRRIRYEFKAKGIKKKKVTLEVSVDGLKVTLRKKKKKQQQWMDENKIYLMHHPIYRIFYVSHDSHDLKIFSYIARDGSSNTFKCNVFKSSKKSQAMRVVRTVGQAFEVCHKLSLNNATEERDRGEKEREREHGENHRDVYEDQDEIPNEQSQPSPSSVHKDISLLGDVEDSVPEQTTVPCLLRTHEIPATTASTSPIRQSPSGTVTSDCGGLLVGGELTALKHEIQLLRERLEQQSQQTRAAVAHARLLQDQLAAETAARVEAQARTHQLLMQNKELLEHIGALVGHLREQERISSGHVTSQPQLPGSATMQQTTTVPDLSNLGQCQRTGGQSSPWELDPPSPYYSYPPDSLYPGGLNTIGIQGNSCPADQLQFQTQLLERLHNISPYQPQRSPYNTPSPYTMGPNLVVPPNNRPASSAQLSPNSMSLRASQPNSFCSSPIMTHKVDNYIGSSETTELKTTFIKPLPCTGERNVSHVVQETKSKQDRINLHDEIPPIVLDPPPQGKRLDTTPKQSPTKENSNGQASNKQSLQNQKNLATILRTPGPPPSRTTSARLPPRNDLMSEVHRTTWARHTTK